Proteins from a genomic interval of Streptomyces sp. Tu6071:
- a CDS encoding carboxymuconolactone decarboxylase family protein: MPRIPVHTIETAPEGGGEILRRLEKRFGRVLNIHGGMAHSPVVLETYAAITGAVAEHGTFDARTREAIALAVGAVDACAYCQAAHTVSAKAAGFTPEETVAIRRGVPGDDARLEALVQVAREIAGEVGEASDASWDAAVAQGWTDTELAELFVHVAVNLYTNYFNHYARTEIDVPAAPGIDG, encoded by the coding sequence ATGCCGCGGATTCCCGTCCACACCATCGAGACCGCGCCCGAAGGCGGCGGAGAGATTCTGCGCCGCCTGGAGAAGCGCTTCGGGCGCGTGCTCAACATCCACGGAGGGATGGCCCATTCGCCCGTGGTTCTGGAGACCTACGCGGCGATCACCGGAGCCGTCGCGGAACACGGGACCTTCGACGCCCGCACACGGGAGGCGATCGCCCTCGCCGTGGGCGCGGTCGACGCGTGCGCGTACTGCCAGGCGGCGCACACGGTGTCGGCGAAGGCGGCGGGCTTCACGCCGGAGGAGACCGTGGCGATACGCCGGGGGGTACCCGGGGACGACGCCAGGCTCGAAGCGCTCGTCCAGGTCGCGCGGGAGATCGCCGGCGAGGTGGGCGAAGCGTCGGACGCCTCGTGGGACGCGGCCGTGGCACAGGGGTGGACCGACACCGAGCTGGCCGAGCTCTTCGTCCATGTGGCCGTGAACCTCTACACCAATTACTTCAACCACTACGCCCGCACCGAGATCGACGTCCCCGCCGCTCCCGGCATCGACGGCTGA
- a CDS encoding FAD/NAD(P)-binding protein, translating to MGKTGVRPRVLVVGAGLAGTATAIRLLHFARRPLEVVLLERRADYRSAGVAYHRDGNPWDHVFNIQAGRMSVFREDVLDFINWANQEADRRDWPPRWASWKFTEQGPAPRRIFQDYLDDRLAEAAREACPGVVLVEADGEALETRPGDRGFEVTVRGLTSYKTEEPRPGPLADTRVLAADHVVLATGLELKEPPFAARVAGHPAFVRDPYSASAVRTLAQLPPDASVAIVGSVLSAYDSAGLLLRNGHVGRIRLISGSGTIFRTYPGTHEHGVLRLPRPGLLMEPYRDREEFLDRLGTAWQEARQAVQDRHPGIDPVVVSERVAKAWEPYLPEAIARIPTDDLRGLLDEFATGLAALRVGAVEYTMGIIEQAMRPQDGRVELLVGRVREITPTESGRLTVTVAGRHGRHSLEADLVVSNFGREFDYAKVEQPLWRDLLRKGIAVPHARTGRGVEVDECGTLLSADGTPAGPISTVGVPREGDEIVRHGRTGAFAFNLAAIKNQSVSVAAHVVEQLELRRDGFDDLAARHPHYRSYVSNPEEAVREALEESVELEVRRLAARERRRREALESRLNARIRSMGGLPVLPADVPRDERLMRAVVNRVAVERLNDVSVTPRQLRRQLGLENDEHVED from the coding sequence ATGGGCAAGACGGGTGTGCGCCCGAGGGTGCTGGTCGTAGGGGCGGGCCTGGCCGGTACGGCGACCGCGATACGGCTGCTCCATTTCGCGAGAAGACCGCTGGAGGTCGTCCTCCTGGAGCGGCGGGCCGACTACCGCTCGGCCGGTGTCGCCTACCACCGCGACGGCAATCCCTGGGACCACGTCTTCAACATCCAGGCCGGGCGGATGTCGGTGTTCCGCGAGGACGTCCTCGACTTCATCAACTGGGCCAACCAGGAGGCCGACCGCCGGGACTGGCCCCCACGCTGGGCCTCGTGGAAGTTCACCGAGCAGGGACCCGCACCGCGCCGCATCTTCCAGGACTACCTCGACGACCGGCTGGCCGAGGCCGCGCGGGAAGCCTGCCCCGGAGTCGTCCTCGTGGAAGCGGACGGCGAGGCACTCGAAACCCGGCCCGGCGACCGCGGCTTCGAGGTCACCGTCAGGGGCCTCACCTCGTACAAGACCGAAGAGCCGCGCCCCGGCCCGCTCGCGGACACGCGGGTACTCGCAGCGGACCATGTCGTTCTCGCCACCGGCCTCGAACTCAAGGAACCTCCTTTCGCGGCACGCGTCGCCGGGCACCCCGCCTTCGTCCGCGACCCGTACTCCGCGTCCGCCGTCCGCACCCTCGCCCAGCTCCCGCCCGACGCCTCCGTGGCCATCGTCGGCTCCGTGCTGAGCGCGTACGACTCGGCAGGGCTGCTGCTGCGCAACGGACACGTCGGCCGTATCCGTCTGATCTCCGGGTCGGGGACGATCTTCCGCACCTACCCCGGCACCCACGAACACGGAGTGCTGCGACTGCCGCGCCCCGGCCTCCTGATGGAGCCCTACCGCGACCGCGAGGAGTTCCTCGACCGCCTCGGGACCGCCTGGCAGGAGGCCCGCCAGGCCGTCCAGGACCGGCATCCCGGCATCGACCCCGTGGTCGTCTCCGAACGCGTCGCCAAAGCCTGGGAGCCGTACCTCCCGGAGGCCATCGCGCGCATCCCGACCGACGACCTGCGCGGTCTGCTCGACGAGTTCGCCACCGGCCTCGCCGCCCTGCGCGTCGGGGCGGTGGAGTACACGATGGGGATCATCGAGCAAGCGATGCGGCCCCAGGACGGGCGCGTGGAGCTGCTTGTCGGCCGGGTGCGGGAGATCACCCCCACGGAGTCCGGGCGGCTGACGGTCACCGTCGCCGGGCGGCACGGGCGGCACAGCCTCGAAGCCGACCTCGTGGTGTCCAACTTCGGCAGGGAGTTCGACTACGCCAAGGTCGAGCAGCCGCTCTGGCGCGACCTGCTCCGGAAGGGCATCGCGGTCCCCCACGCGCGCACCGGGCGCGGTGTGGAGGTCGACGAGTGCGGAACGCTGCTGAGTGCCGACGGCACCCCGGCCGGGCCGATCTCCACCGTCGGAGTACCGAGAGAGGGGGACGAGATCGTCCGGCACGGCCGGACCGGCGCGTTCGCGTTCAACCTCGCGGCCATCAAGAACCAGTCCGTCTCCGTCGCCGCCCATGTCGTCGAACAGCTTGAGCTGCGAAGGGACGGCTTCGACGACCTCGCCGCACGACACCCCCATTACCGGAGCTACGTCAGCAATCCGGAGGAAGCGGTCAGGGAGGCGCTGGAGGAGTCTGTGGAACTGGAGGTACGGAGGCTGGCCGCCCGCGAACGAAGGAGGAGGGAAGCGCTGGAGTCCCGCCTGAACGCCCGCATTCGCTCCATGGGCGGCCTCCCCGTCCTTCCGGCGGACGTCCCCCGTGATGAACGCCTGATGAGGGCCGTCGTCAACCGGGTCGCCGTGGAACGGCTCAACGACGTCTCCGTGACACCACGGCAACTACGTCGACAACTGGGGTTGGAGAACGACGAACATGTGGAGGACTAG
- a CDS encoding putative PEP-binding protein: protein MLRGTCNRTRSPREGTILIAPSLEAGLYDAIVAARAVVCGSGGMTGHMQSLCRGRGIPVLRVEEEDLADLVGEVTLYLESASIVVGSRPSPPPGSGKPALDAVGSACAVIADLQDITTINACGPDAARVESFFIREEFLCLALGLSPLDAMAGGAADIAAYGRAIGERLRSFVGALLPGQRLVLRMLDLRSDHAADVTATAPVAVEPNPEMGLHGARWLLGSAGYREALHAVLATLREHLGEEADRVGLSVPFVSDETEFVQLRDHLGLPDGTPLSAFVETPSAVHATTALCLAGASELFVGLKDLVQFYLAADRGNHLVADSYRTRHPAVLDGVRHVVESARAAGTPVRVFSLASDLDHYLAHLPTPDGYMMCTAELQRLLLSTGSARTG, encoded by the coding sequence GTGCTCCGGGGCACCTGCAACCGCACGCGCAGCCCGCGTGAGGGGACCATCCTGATAGCGCCCTCCCTGGAAGCCGGGCTGTACGACGCCATCGTGGCCGCGCGGGCGGTGGTGTGCGGCTCCGGCGGCATGACCGGCCACATGCAGTCCCTCTGCCGCGGCAGAGGGATACCGGTCCTCCGCGTCGAGGAGGAGGACCTCGCCGATCTCGTCGGCGAGGTGACGCTCTACCTGGAGAGCGCGTCCATCGTCGTCGGGTCCCGGCCCTCCCCACCGCCCGGGTCCGGCAAGCCCGCGCTGGACGCCGTCGGCTCGGCGTGCGCGGTCATCGCGGACCTGCAGGACATCACGACCATCAACGCCTGCGGGCCCGACGCCGCCCGCGTCGAGTCCTTCTTCATCCGGGAGGAGTTCCTCTGCCTCGCCCTGGGGCTGAGCCCGCTCGACGCCATGGCCGGCGGAGCCGCGGACATCGCGGCCTACGGACGGGCCATCGGGGAACGGCTCCGCAGTTTCGTCGGAGCGCTCCTGCCCGGCCAGCGGCTCGTCCTGCGCATGCTCGACCTGCGCTCGGACCACGCGGCCGACGTCACCGCGACCGCCCCCGTCGCGGTCGAGCCGAACCCGGAGATGGGCCTGCACGGCGCGCGCTGGCTCCTCGGCTCCGCTGGCTACCGCGAAGCCCTCCACGCGGTGCTGGCCACCCTGCGTGAACACCTCGGCGAGGAGGCGGACCGGGTGGGGCTGTCGGTGCCGTTCGTCAGCGACGAGACGGAGTTCGTACAGCTCAGGGACCATCTCGGCCTGCCCGACGGCACCCCCCTGTCCGCCTTCGTCGAGACACCCTCCGCCGTCCACGCCACTACCGCGCTGTGCCTCGCCGGAGCCAGTGAGCTGTTCGTCGGCCTCAAGGACCTGGTGCAGTTCTATCTCGCCGCCGACCGCGGCAACCACCTGGTCGCCGATTCCTACCGCACCCGCCACCCGGCGGTTCTCGACGGCGTACGCCACGTCGTGGAATCCGCCCGCGCGGCGGGCACGCCGGTACGGGTCTTCTCCCTGGCGTCGGACCTCGACCACTACCTCGCACACCTGCCGACGCCCGACGGCTACATGATGTGCACCGCCGAACTCCAGCGACTTCTCCTGTCAACCGGCTCCGCACGCACGGGCTGA